A region from the Bubalus kerabau isolate K-KA32 ecotype Philippines breed swamp buffalo chromosome 23, PCC_UOA_SB_1v2, whole genome shotgun sequence genome encodes:
- the LOC129637792 gene encoding ubiquitin carboxyl-terminal hydrolase 17-like protein 6, whose amino-acid sequence METLVGLVCRAPGAASEHGGAVCPSPFDVFPGGQGGGPSAAGADALRGPSVPEGPSPALGRPQRGDLAPGSAGLRPGQTGALSWKGPWGVGAGLQNLGNTCYVNAALQCLSHTPPLASWMVSQPHATLCPARSACTLCAMRAHVTRALLHAGEVIRPRKDLLAGFHRHQQEDAHEFLMFTLNAMQQGCLSASQPSGHASGDTTVIRQIFGGTWRSQIQCLHCLGVSDTFDPYLDISLDITAAQSVEQALSELVKPEKLDADNAYDCGVCLRKVPATKRLTVHSTSQVLVLVLKRFTPVSGAKRAQEVRYPQCLDLQPYTSERKAGPLGYVLYAVLVHSGWSCERGHYFCYVRAGNGQWYKMDDAKVTACDETAALSQSAYVLFYAREGAWEGGAGRGAAAPVGADPTDPGQPAGDAGGRAPGSEESPGDTEAEGMSLEQWRRLQELNRPKPALELRKVQSALPAGAVVIHQSKHGGGRNRTPPQQEHERLDRPSTDTPPPGPKNVGNGPCASGRARATKGKNKKPRPSLGLWR is encoded by the coding sequence ATGGAAACCCTCGTGGGCCTCGTGTGCAGAGCCCCGGGCGCTGCTTCTGAGCACGGGGGAGCTGTGTGTCCGTCTCCCTTCGACGTCTTCCCCGGAGGGCAAGGTGGTGGGCCCAGCGCCGCTGGTGCGGATGCCCTTCGGGGACCCTCTGTCCCTGAGGGGCCGTCGCCGGCGCTTGGGCGTCCGCAGCGGGGTGACTTGGCTCCTGGGTCGGCAGGGCTGAGGCCTGGCCAGACAGGCGCCCTGAGTTGGAAGGGgccgtggggggtgggggctgggcttcAGAATCTGGGGAACACCTGCTACGTGAACGCGGCGCTGCAGTGTCTGAGCCACACGCCGCCCTTGGCCAGCTGGATGGTGTCCCAGCCGCACGCCACCCTCTGTCCGGCCCGCAGCGCCTGCACGCTCTGTGCCATGCGCGCTCACGTGACCCGAGCCCTCCTTCACGCGGGAGAGGTGATCCGGCCCCGCAAGGACCTGCTGGCGGGCTTCCACAGACACCAGCAGGAGGATGCCCACGAGTTTCTGATGTTCACTCTGAATGCCATGCAGCAAGGGTGCTTGAGTGCATCCCAGCCGTCGGGCCATGCCTCGGGGGACACCACCGTCATCCGTCAGATCTTCGGCGGGACGTGGAGGTCTCAGATCCAGTGTCTCCACTGCCTCGGTGTCTCGGACACGTTCGACCCTTATCTGGACATCAGCCTGGATATCACGGCGGCTCAGAGTGTGGAGCAAGCTCTGAGCGAGCTGGTGAAGCCCGAGAAGCTGGACGCGGACAATGCCTATGACTGCGGCGTCTGTCTCCGGAAGGTGCCTGCCACCAAGAGGTTGACTGTGCACAGCACCTCCCAGGTCCTGGTGCTGGTGCTGAAGCGGTTCACACCGGTGAGCGGGGCCAAAAGGGCTCAGGAGGTGCGCTATCCCCAGTGCTTGGACCTGCAGCCCTACACGTCTGAGCGGAAGGCAGGGCCACTGGGCTACGTGCTCTATGCCGTGCTGGTGCACTCCGGGTGGAGCTGTGAGCGAGGACACTACTTCTGTTACGTCCGAGCGGGCAACGGCCAATGGTATAAGATGGACGATGCCAAGGTGACCGCCTGTGACGAGACCGCTGCCCTGAGCCAGAGCGCCTACGTCCTGTTCTACGCCCGGGAGGGTGCGTGGGAAGGGGGCGCTGGGCGAGGGGCAGCGGCCCCCGTCGGGGCTGACCCCACAGACCCCGGGCAGCCTGCAGGAGACGCCGGCGGCAGAGCTCCTGGGTCGGAGGAGTCCCCGGGGGACACAGAGGCCGAAGGGATGAGCTTAGAGCAGTGGAGACGCCTGCAAGAACTCAACCGACCGAAGCCGGCCTTGGAGCTCCGGAAGGTCCAGTCTGCCCTGCCTGCCGGCGCAGTCGTGATTCACCAGTCCAAACACGGAGGAGGGAGAAACCGCACGCCGCCCCAACAGGAGCACGAGCGGCTCGACCGTCCCAGCACGGACACCCCGCCTCCGGGGCCGAAGAACGTCGGCAACGGCCCTTGTGCCAGCGGGAGGGCCAGAGCGACCAAGGGGAAGAACAAGAAGCCGCGGCCATCTCTGGGGCTGTGGCGGTAG
- the LOC129637695 gene encoding ubiquitin carboxyl-terminal hydrolase 17-like protein 6, translating into METLVGLVCRAPGAASEHGGAVCPSPFDVFPGGQGGGPSAAGADALRGPSVPEGPSPALGRPQRGDLAPGSAGLRPGQTGALSWKGPWGVGAGLQNLGNTCYVNAALQCLSHTPPLASWMVSQPHATLCPARSACTLCAMRAHVTRALLHAGEVIRPRKDLLAGFHRHQQEDAHEFLMFTLNAMQQGCLSASQPSGHASGDTTVIRQIFGGTWRSQIQCLHCLGVSDTFDPYLDISLDITAAQSVEQALSELVKPEKLDADNAYDCGVCLRKVPATKRLTVHSTSQVLVLVLKRFTPVSGAKRAQEVRYPQCLDLQPYTSERKAGPLGYVLYAVLVHSGWSCERGHYFCYVRAGNGQWYKMDDAKVTACDETAALSQSAYVLFYAREGAWEGGAGRGAAAPVGADPTDPGQPAGDAGGRAPGSEESPGDTEAEGMSLEQWRRLQELNRPKPALELRKVQSALPAGAVVIHQSKHGGGRNRTPPQQEHERLDRPSTDTPPPGPKNVGNGPCASGRARATKGKNKKPRPSLGLWR; encoded by the coding sequence ATGGAAACCCTCGTGGGCCTCGTGTGCAGAGCCCCGGGCGCTGCTTCTGAGCACGGGGGAGCTGTGTGTCCGTCTCCCTTCGACGTCTTCCCCGGAGGGCAAGGTGGTGGGCCCAGCGCCGCTGGTGCGGATGCCCTTCGGGGACCCTCTGTCCCTGAAGGGCCGTCGCCGGCGCTTGGGCGTCCGCAGCGGGGTGACTTGGCTCCTGGGTCGGCAGGGCTGAGGCCTGGCCAGACAGGCGCCCTGAGTTGGAAGGGgccgtggggggtgggggctgggcttcAGAATCTGGGGAACACCTGCTACGTGAACGCGGCGCTGCAGTGTCTGAGCCACACGCCGCCCCTGGCCAGCTGGATGGTGTCCCAGCCGCACGCCACCCTCTGTCCGGCCCGCAGCGCCTGCACGCTCTGTGCCATGCGCGCTCACGTGACCCGAGCCCTCCTTCACGCGGGAGAGGTGATCCGGCCCCGCAAGGACCTGCTGGCGGGCTTCCACAGACACCAGCAGGAGGATGCCCACGAGTTTCTGATGTTCACTCTGAATGCCATGCAGCAAGGGTGCTTGAGTGCATCCCAGCCGTCGGGCCATGCCTCGGGGGACACCACCGTCATCCGTCAGATCTTCGGCGGGACGTGGAGGTCTCAGATCCAGTGTCTCCACTGCCTCGGTGTCTCGGACACGTTCGACCCTTATCTGGACATCAGCCTGGATATCACGGCGGCTCAGAGTGTGGAGCAAGCTCTGAGCGAGCTGGTGAAGCCCGAGAAGCTGGACGCGGACAATGCCTATGACTGCGGCGTCTGTCTCCGGAAGGTGCCTGCCACCAAGAGGTTGACTGTGCACAGCACCTCCCAGGTCCTGGTGCTGGTGCTGAAGCGGTTCACACCGGTGAGCGGGGCCAAAAGGGCTCAGGAGGTGCGCTATCCCCAGTGCTTGGACCTGCAGCCCTACACGTCTGAGCGGAAGGCAGGGCCACTGGGCTACGTGCTCTATGCCGTGCTGGTGCACTCCGGGTGGAGCTGTGAGCGAGGACACTACTTCTGTTACGTCCGAGCGGGCAACGGCCAATGGTATAAGATGGACGATGCCAAGGTGACCGCCTGTGACGAGACCGCTGCCCTGAGCCAGAGCGCCTACGTCCTGTTCTACGCCCGGGAGGGTGCGTGGGAAGGGGGCGCTGGGCGAGGGGCAGCGGCCCCCGTCGGGGCTGACCCCACAGACCCCGGGCAGCCTGCAGGAGACGCCGGCGGCAGAGCTCCTGGGTCGGAGGAGTCCCCGGGGGACACAGAGGCCGAAGGGATGAGCTTAGAGCAGTGGAGACGCCTGCAAGAACTCAACCGACCGAAGCCGGCCTTGGAGCTCCGGAAGGTCCAGTCTGCCCTGCCTGCCGGCGCAGTCGTGATTCACCAGTCCAAACACGGAGGAGGGAGAAACCGCACGCCGCCCCAACAGGAGCACGAGCGGCTCGACCGTCCCAGCACGGACACCCCGCCTCCGGGGCCGAAGAACGTCGGCAACGGCCCTTGTGCCAGCGGGAGGGCCAGAGCGACCAAGGGGAAGAACAAGAAGCCGCGGCCATCTCTGGGGCTGTGGCGGTAG
- the LOC129637696 gene encoding ubiquitin carboxyl-terminal hydrolase 17-like protein 6, protein METLVGLVCRAPGAASEHGGAVCPSPFDVFPGGQGGGPSAAGADALRGPSVPEGPSPALGRPQRGDLAPGSAGLRPGQTGALSWKGPWGVGAGLQNLGNTCYVNAALQCLSHTPPLASWMVSQPHATLCPARSACTLCAMRAHVTRALLHAGEVIRPRKDLLAGFHRHQQEDAHEFLMFTLNAMQQGCLSASQPSGHASGDTTVIRQIFGGTWRSQIQCLHCLGVSDTFDPYLDISLDITAAQSVEQALSELVKPEKLDADNAYDCGVCLRKVPATKRLTVHSTSQVLVLVLKRFTPVSGAKRAQEVRYPQCLDLQPYTSERKAGPLGYVLYAVLVHSGWSCERGHYFCYVRAGNGQWYKMDDAKVTACDETAALSQSAYVLFYAREGAWEGGAGRGAAAPVGADPTDPGQPAGDAGGRAPGSEESPGDTEAEGMSLEQWRRLQELNRPKPALELRKVQSALPAGAVVIHQSKHGGGRNRTPPQQEHERLDRPSTDTPPPGPKNVGNGPCASGRARATKGKNKKPRPSLGLWR, encoded by the coding sequence ATGGAAACCCTCGTGGGCCTCGTGTGCAGAGCCCCGGGCGCTGCTTCTGAGCACGGGGGAGCTGTGTGTCCGTCTCCCTTCGACGTCTTCCCCGGAGGGCAAGGTGGTGGGCCCAGCGCCGCTGGTGCGGATGCCCTTCGGGGACCCTCTGTCCCTGAGGGGCCGTCGCCGGCGCTTGGGCGTCCGCAGCGGGGTGACTTGGCTCCTGGGTCGGCAGGGCTGAGGCCTGGCCAGACAGGCGCCCTGAGTTGGAAGGGgccgtggggggtgggggctgggcttcAGAATCTGGGGAACACCTGCTACGTGAACGCGGCGCTGCAGTGTCTGAGCCACACGCCGCCCCTGGCCAGCTGGATGGTGTCCCAGCCGCACGCCACCCTCTGTCCGGCCCGCAGCGCCTGCACGCTCTGTGCCATGCGCGCTCACGTGACCCGAGCCCTCCTTCACGCGGGAGAGGTGATCCGGCCCCGCAAGGACCTGCTGGCGGGCTTCCACAGACACCAGCAGGAGGATGCCCACGAGTTTCTGATGTTCACTCTGAATGCCATGCAGCAAGGGTGCTTGAGTGCATCCCAGCCGTCGGGCCATGCCTCGGGGGACACCACCGTCATCCGTCAGATCTTCGGCGGGACGTGGAGGTCTCAGATCCAGTGTCTCCACTGCCTCGGTGTCTCGGACACGTTCGACCCTTATCTGGACATCAGCCTGGATATCACGGCGGCTCAGAGTGTGGAGCAAGCTCTGAGCGAGCTGGTGAAGCCCGAGAAGCTGGACGCGGACAATGCCTATGACTGCGGCGTCTGTCTCCGGAAGGTGCCTGCCACCAAGAGGTTGACTGTGCACAGCACCTCCCAGGTCCTGGTGCTGGTGCTGAAGCGGTTCACACCGGTGAGCGGGGCCAAAAGGGCTCAGGAGGTGCGCTATCCCCAGTGCTTGGACCTGCAGCCCTACACGTCTGAGCGGAAGGCAGGGCCACTGGGCTACGTGCTCTATGCCGTGCTGGTGCACTCCGGGTGGAGCTGTGAGCGAGGACACTACTTCTGTTACGTCCGAGCGGGCAACGGCCAATGGTATAAGATGGACGATGCCAAGGTGACCGCCTGTGACGAGACCGCTGCCCTGAGCCAGAGCGCCTACGTCCTGTTCTACGCCCGGGAGGGTGCGTGGGAAGGGGGCGCTGGGCGAGGGGCAGCGGCCCCCGTCGGGGCTGACCCCACAGACCCCGGGCAGCCTGCAGGAGACGCCGGCGGCAGAGCTCCTGGGTCGGAGGAGTCCCCGGGGGACACAGAGGCCGAAGGGATGAGCTTAGAGCAGTGGAGACGCCTGCAAGAACTCAACCGACCGAAGCCGGCCTTGGAGCTCCGGAAGGTCCAGTCTGCCCTGCCTGCCGGCGCAGTCGTGATTCACCAGTCCAAACACGGAGGAGGGAGAAACCGCACGCCGCCCCAACAGGAGCACGAGCGGCTCGACCGTCCCAGCACGGACACCCCGCCTCCGGGGCCGAAGAACGTCGGCAACGGCCCTTGTGCCAGCGGGAGGGCCAGAGCGACCAAGGGGAAGAACAAGAAGCCGCGGCCATCTCTGGGGCTGTGGCGGTAG